The Populus nigra chromosome 19, ddPopNigr1.1, whole genome shotgun sequence genome includes a window with the following:
- the LOC133679510 gene encoding LOW QUALITY PROTEIN: polyamine oxidase 1 (The sequence of the model RefSeq protein was modified relative to this genomic sequence to represent the inferred CDS: inserted 2 bases in 1 codon), giving the protein MDSPSRSSVIIIGAGVSGISAGKVLAENGIEDMIILEASDRIGGRIRKENFGGVSAELGAGWIAGVGGKESNPVWELASQSGLRTCFSDYSNARYNIYDRSGKIFPSGVAADSYKKAVDSAIEKLRSLEANLDGEVSEQPCSPKTPIELAIDFILHDFEMAEVEPISTYVDFGEREFLVADDRGYEHLLYKMAENFLFTSEGKILDNRLKLNKVVRELQHSRNGVVVKTEDGCVYEANYVILSASIGVLQSDLISFRPPLPRWKTEAIEKCDVMIYTKIFLKFPYKFWPCGPGKEFFIYAHERRGYYTFWQHMENAYPGSNILVVTLTNGESKRVEAQSDEETLEEAMGVLRDMFGPNIPNATDILVPRWWNNRFQRGSYSNYPIISDNQDVHYIKAPVGRIFFTGEHTSERFSGYVHGGYLAGIDTSKSLLEEMRKQKERKSESQAFLLEPLLALTGSLTLTXRQKQSQVYTNVTFLHNSTLVARLAFKKRYYDYMDLLTNPTLMMLTMKIC; this is encoded by the exons ATGGATTCCCCTTCTCGATCCTCCGTCATCATCATCGGCGCTGGTGTCTCCG GTATATCTGCGGGAAAGGTATTGGCGGAGAATGGAATAGAGGACATGATAATTTTAGAAGCTTCAGACCGTATCGGTGGTAGGATCCGAAAGGAGAATTTCGGTGGCGTTTCGGCTGAGCTTGGAGCCGGTTGGATCGCCGGAGTTGGTGGTAAAGAATCCAACCCTGTTTGGGAACTTGCTTCTCAATCTGGCCTCCGCACCTGTTTCTCTGATTATAGCAATGCTCGCTATAATATCTATGATCGCAG TGGGAAAATATTTCCCAGTGGAGTGGCGGCAGACTCTTACAAGAAGGCGGTGGACTCAGCAATTGAGAAGCTGAGGAGTCTAGAAGCAAACCTTGACGGTGAAGTTAGTGAACAACCTTG TTCACCAAAGACGCCCATCGAGCTTGCcattgatttcatccttcatgACTTTGAGATGGCAG AGGTAGAGCCAATATCAACATATGTAGATTTTGGAGAAAGAGAATTTCTGGTAGCAGATGACAGAGGATATGAGCATTTGCTATACAAAATGGCCGAGAATTTTCTTTTCACCTCCGAGGGCAAAATCTTGGACAACCGTCTCAAACTCAACAAG GTTGTCAGGGAGTTGCAGCACTCGAGAAACGGCGTTGTTGTGAAAACGGAGGATGGCTGTGTCTACGAAGCCAATTATGTGATTTTGTCAGCTAGTATCGGTGTTCTCCAAAGTGACCTCATTTCCTTCAGGCCTCCCTTGCCC aGGTGGAAAACAGAGGCCATAGAGAAATGTGATGTGATGATATATACAAAGATTTTCCTCAAGTTCCCATATAAGTTTTGGCCATGTGGTCCCGGAAAAGAGTTCTTCATCTATGCTCACGAGCGAAGGGGATACTACACCTTCTGGCAG CACATGGAAAATGCATACCCCGGTTCGAATATTTTGGTCGTGACGCTGACGAATGGGGAATCGAAACGCGTTGAAGCTCAATCTGATGAGGAGACACTGGAGGAAGCTATGGGGGTCCTTAGAGACATGTTTGGACCCAATATACCTAATGCCACTGATATACTTGTGCCCCGCTGGTGGAACAACAGATTCCAGCGTGGCAGCTACAGCAACTACCCCATCATTTCAGATAACCAAGATGTTCATTATATTAAG GCCCCGGTAGGACGCATCTTCTTCACTGGTGAACACACTAGTGAACGATTTAGTGGTTACGTCCATGGCGGATATCTTGCGG GGATTGACACAAGCAAATCACTACTGGAAGAAATGAGAAaacagaaggaaagaaaaagtgaGAGTCAAGCATTTTTATTAGAGCCCTTGCTGGCATTGACAGGATCACTAACACTCAC CAGACAGAAGCAGTCCCAAGTCTACACAAATGTGACATTCCTACACAACTCTACCTTGGTGGCAAGGTTGGCCTTCAAGAAGCGATATTATGACTATATGGACCTACTAACGAATCCAACTTTGATGATGCTAACGATGAAAATATGTTAG